One stretch of Rhipicephalus sanguineus isolate Rsan-2018 chromosome 10, BIME_Rsan_1.4, whole genome shotgun sequence DNA includes these proteins:
- the LOC119372016 gene encoding NADH dehydrogenase [ubiquinone] flavoprotein 1, mitochondrial: MATSWPVSVRLQTLIRVGGRGPLSASCRYNAAAAGAPPATPPPQTKTKFGPLKDEDRIFQNLYGRHDWRLKGAMSRGDWYKTKEIVLKGPDWIIDEIKKSGLRGRGGAGFPSGLKWSFMNKPSDGRPKYLVVNADEGEPGTCKDREIMRHDPHTLVEGCLIAGRAMGACAAYIYIRGEFYNEASNLQIAIREAYQAGLIGKNACGSGYDFDVFVHRGAGAYICGEETALIESIEGKQGKPRLKPPFPADVGVFGCPTTVTNVETVAVSPTICRRGGEWFASFGRTRNSGTKLFNISGHVNTPCTVEEEMSIPLKELIERHAGGVIGGWDNLLGIIPGGSSTPVIPKSVCDDVLMDFDALVAAQTGLGTAAVIVMNRQTDIIRAIARLIEFYKHESCGQCTPCREGVTWLNKIMPRFVSGDARVEEIDMIYELSKQIEGHTICALGDGAAWPVQGLIRHFRPVIEERIQQFKGKSRATS, translated from the exons ATGGCGACCAGCTGGCCTGTTTCGGTGCGACTCCAGACCCTGATTCGGGTCGGGGGCCGCGGCCCGCTGTCTGCCTCTTGCCGTTACAATGCCGCGGCGGCGGGCGCACCGCCGGCGACCCCTCCTCCGCAGACGAAGACGAAATTCGGCCCGCTGAAGGACGAGGACCGCATCTTCCAGAACCTGTACGGTCGCCACGACTGGCGTTTGAAGGGCGCCATGAGCCGCGGGGACTGGTACAAGACCAAGGAGATCGTGCTCAAGGGACCCGACTGGATCATCGACGAGATCAAGAAGAGCGGTCTACGGGGCCGGGGAGGCGCCGGATTCCCATCGGGTTTAAAGTGGAGTTTCATGAACAAGCCCTCGGACGGCAGGCCAAAGTACCTGGTAGTCAACGCCGATGAAG GTGAGCCGGGGACGTGCAAGGACAGGGAGATCATGCGGCACGACCCGCACACACTCGTGGAAGGCTGCCTCATCGCCGGCCGTGCCATGGGCGCCTGCGCCGCCTACATCTACATCCGCGGCGAGTTCTACAACGAGGCGTCCAACCTGCAGATTGCCATCCGGGAGGCGTACCAGGCCGGCCTGATTGGCAAGAACGCTTGTGGCTCTGGCTACGACTTTGACGTGTTCGTGCACCGCGGTGCGGGAGCATACATCTGTGGGGAGGAGACGGCACTAATCGAGTCTATTGAAGGCAAGCAGGGCAAACCGAG ACTGAAGCCGCCATTCCCGGCTGACGTGGGCGTGTTCGGCTGCCCCACGACCGTGACCAACGTTGAGACGGTGGCCGTGTCGCCGACCATCTGCCGGCGGGGTGGCGAGTGGTTTGCCTCCTTCGGCCGCACGCGGAACAGCGGCACCAAGCTGTTCAACATCTCGGGGCACGTGAACACTCCGTGCACCGTTGAGGAGGAGATGTCGATCCCGCTGAAGGAACTGATCGAGCGGCACGCGGGTGGTGTCATCGGCGGCTGGGACAACCTTCTTGGCATCATCCCGGGCGGCTCGTCGACGCCGGTCATCCCGAAGAGCGTCTGTGACGACGTGCTCATGGACTTCGACGCACTAGTCGCCGCGCAGACGGGTCTCGGCACCGCGGCCGTGATCGTGATGAACCGACAGACGGACATCATTCGCGCCATCGCGCGCCTCATCGAGTTCTACAAGCACGAGAGCTGCGGCCAGTGCACACCGTGCCGCGAGGGGGTCACCTGGCTCAACAAGATCATGCCGCGGTTCGTAAGCGGCGACGCCCGCGTCGAGGAGATCGACATGATCTACGAGCTCAGCAAGCAGATTGAGGGTCACACCATCTGCGCCCTGGGAGACGGCGCAGCCTGGCCTGTGCAGGGCCTCATCAGGCATTTCAGGCCAGTCATCGAGGAGCGAATCCAACAGTTCAAGGGCAAGTCGCGTGCTACGTCGTAG